The following proteins are encoded in a genomic region of Gammaproteobacteria bacterium:
- a CDS encoding protein-glutamate O-methyltransferase CheR has translation MTLPKMDDKQFYQWAELLEQRTGTSLPVERKSFLVTSIGLRMREIGCPDYQSYYDLIVSAPGRVVEWATLVDRLTVHETRFFRHPESLRLIRERCLPRSAEGADRLSVNAWSMGCATGEEAYSLAIVIDQHLASLGVQYYLSVTATDISRSALTTARHGVYNRRKFIGMDPTIVQRYFIPIEPEQYQVSEALRKRVCFSQMNIVEDRHAALGEMDIIYCQNVLIYFNRSRRLDILNILMKYLRPGGVLVLGPGEVTDWSSPRMERLTSENTLAYRRLPALNGHVSSTAADGLSKECV, from the coding sequence ATGACCCTGCCGAAGATGGACGACAAGCAGTTTTACCAATGGGCGGAACTGCTGGAGCAACGCACGGGAACCAGTTTACCCGTAGAGCGTAAGTCGTTTCTCGTTACCAGCATCGGGCTGCGCATGCGTGAAATCGGCTGCCCGGATTATCAGAGTTACTATGATCTGATCGTGTCGGCGCCGGGCCGGGTGGTCGAGTGGGCGACCCTGGTGGACAGGCTCACCGTCCACGAGACACGCTTTTTCCGGCATCCCGAATCGTTGCGCCTGATCCGGGAGCGTTGTCTGCCGCGCTCGGCGGAGGGTGCGGACAGGCTGTCCGTGAACGCCTGGAGCATGGGCTGCGCCACCGGCGAGGAGGCCTATTCGCTCGCCATCGTCATAGATCAGCATCTCGCCTCGCTGGGTGTCCAGTATTATCTCAGCGTCACCGCTACCGACATCAGCCGTTCGGCCCTGACCACCGCTCGCCACGGCGTCTATAACCGCCGCAAGTTCATCGGCATGGACCCCACCATTGTGCAGCGCTACTTCATTCCCATAGAACCGGAGCAATATCAGGTGAGCGAGGCTCTGCGCAAACGGGTCTGCTTTAGTCAGATGAACATTGTGGAAGACCGGCATGCGGCCCTCGGCGAGATGGATATTATCTATTGCCAGAATGTGCTGATCTATTTTAATCGTTCCCGCCGGCTGGATATTCTTAATATTCTGATGAAGTATCTGCGGCCGGGAGGGGTGCTGGTGCTCGGTCCCGGCGAGGTCACGGATTGGTCCAGTCCGCGCATGGAGCGGCTCACGTCTGAAAACACCCTTGCCTACCGGCGTCTCCCGGCGCTGAATGGCCATGTCTCCAGCACGGCCGCCGACGGGCTCTCCAAGGAGTGTGTCTGA
- a CDS encoding response regulator, protein MARILIVDDSPTDTHVLKTLLERNQHEGLTAGTGEEAIARVKEIKPDLILMDVVLPGISGFQATRQISKNPDTANIPIIIVTTKDQETDRVWGLRQGAKDYVTKPVNEAELLDKIKAALGT, encoded by the coding sequence ATGGCACGCATACTCATAGTGGATGACTCTCCCACCGATACCCATGTACTGAAGACGCTGCTGGAGCGCAATCAGCACGAGGGGTTGACGGCCGGCACCGGGGAAGAGGCTATCGCCAGGGTCAAGGAGATCAAACCGGACCTGATTCTGATGGACGTAGTACTGCCCGGCATCAGCGGTTTTCAGGCCACGCGCCAGATCAGCAAAAATCCGGATACGGCCAATATCCCCATCATCATCGTCACCACCAAGGATCAGGAAACAGACCGGGTGTGGGGGCTGCGGCAGGGCGCCAAGGATTACGTGACCAAGCCCGTGAACGAGGCGGAACTGCTGGATAAGATCAAGGCCGCGCTGGGTACTTGA
- a CDS encoding type IV pili methyl-accepting chemotaxis transducer N-terminal domain-containing protein: MEINPRKTLGRDRELVILIGALVTFIVLLALNFGYVGQQSNYDKEYISLAGELRVLSQRIAKNAEAAVTRSEAFPQLKDARDQFAQIVSRLKGGNTLTGLPPTPDAAASQLGKVEKEWKRYGANADVILSNEQLVKASTEFVKTINEVSPKLTKASEGLLDALIKKGAPVEKATQAESERAMTRLMAQQGNIAVAGRLVALSQQIAAHVNKVFQGGRGSEAAAQAADLFRHDAAAFVTALEGMRSGNEALRITRVEDPDARKRLDEIADLFGSITQLDLLILEKFPDLFKVQDAAKDVFESSDALFKDTTDLVSAYAGLERNRTISATTGYILGAFALVLLITLGYKLRRDALARLAVSADEIRRNQTAIMRLLDEMANLADGDLTARATVTEDITGAIADAVNYAIDALRTLVTNINEITVHVSSAAQETQATAIHLAQASDHQAQQITDTSAAINEMAVSIEEVSANAAESAAVAQNSVEIAGKGATAVQNTIQGMDSIREQIQETSKRIKRLGESSQEIGDIVELINDIADQTNILALNAAIQAAMAGEAGRGFAVVADEVQRLAERSSNATKQIDALVKTIQTDTNEAIISMEQSTSGVVNGAKLAQDAGAALKEIESVSSKLAGLIQSISHTARQQAFGATSISNTMNEIREVTTQTSVGSNETAASIGNLADLANDLRKSVAGFKLPS, encoded by the coding sequence ATGGAAATAAACCCTCGTAAGACGCTGGGCCGCGACCGAGAATTGGTAATCCTGATCGGCGCGCTGGTTACCTTTATTGTGCTGCTGGCGCTTAACTTCGGTTATGTGGGACAGCAATCCAACTACGATAAGGAATACATCAGCCTGGCCGGCGAATTGCGCGTGCTGTCGCAGCGTATCGCCAAAAACGCCGAGGCGGCCGTCACCCGTTCGGAGGCCTTCCCGCAGTTGAAGGACGCGCGCGACCAGTTCGCCCAGATTGTCTCGCGCCTGAAGGGCGGCAATACCCTCACCGGCCTGCCCCCCACGCCCGATGCCGCGGCGTCGCAGCTCGGCAAGGTGGAGAAGGAGTGGAAGCGCTATGGCGCCAACGCCGATGTTATCTTGAGCAACGAGCAGTTGGTGAAGGCTTCCACCGAGTTCGTCAAGACGATCAACGAGGTAAGCCCCAAATTGACCAAGGCCTCGGAGGGTCTGCTGGACGCCCTCATTAAAAAAGGCGCGCCGGTGGAGAAAGCGACTCAGGCGGAAAGTGAAAGGGCCATGACGCGGCTGATGGCGCAGCAGGGAAATATCGCTGTCGCGGGGCGTCTGGTGGCGCTCAGCCAGCAGATCGCCGCGCACGTCAACAAGGTGTTCCAGGGCGGACGCGGCTCCGAGGCGGCGGCCCAGGCGGCCGATCTGTTCCGCCATGATGCGGCGGCGTTTGTCACTGCCCTGGAGGGAATGCGCTCGGGTAACGAGGCGCTCCGGATCACGCGCGTCGAGGACCCCGATGCCCGCAAGAGACTGGATGAAATCGCCGACCTGTTCGGATCCATCACCCAGCTCGATCTGCTTATTCTGGAAAAATTCCCGGATTTGTTTAAGGTGCAAGACGCCGCCAAGGACGTGTTTGAAAGCAGCGACGCGCTGTTCAAGGATACCACTGACCTGGTGAGCGCCTATGCCGGTTTAGAACGTAACCGCACGATTTCGGCCACTACCGGTTATATCCTGGGCGCTTTCGCGCTGGTGTTGCTCATCACCCTGGGTTACAAGCTGCGTCGCGACGCACTGGCCCGCTTGGCGGTCAGCGCCGATGAAATTCGCCGCAACCAGACCGCCATCATGCGGTTGTTGGATGAGATGGCCAACCTCGCCGACGGTGATTTGACCGCACGCGCGACAGTGACGGAAGACATCACCGGCGCCATCGCGGACGCCGTCAATTACGCCATTGACGCCTTGCGCACCCTGGTGACCAACATCAACGAAATCACCGTGCACGTTTCTTCGGCCGCCCAGGAGACCCAGGCCACGGCCATCCATCTGGCGCAGGCCAGTGACCACCAAGCCCAGCAGATCACCGACACCAGCGCGGCGATCAATGAAATGGCGGTCTCGATCGAAGAGGTCTCCGCCAATGCTGCGGAGTCTGCGGCGGTGGCGCAAAACTCGGTGGAGATCGCCGGCAAGGGCGCCACGGCGGTGCAGAACACCATCCAGGGCATGGACAGTATCCGTGAACAGATTCAAGAAACATCCAAGCGCATCAAACGTCTCGGTGAAAGCTCACAGGAGATCGGCGATATCGTCGAGTTGATTAACGACATCGCCGATCAAACCAACATTCTCGCCTTGAATGCCGCCATCCAGGCGGCCATGGCGGGTGAGGCGGGCCGCGGCTTCGCGGTGGTGGCCGACGAGGTGCAGCGCCTCGCCGAGCGTTCCAGCAACGCCACCAAACAGATTGACGCCCTCGTTAAAACGATTCAAACCGACACCAACGAGGCGATCATCTCGATGGAACAAAGCACCTCGGGCGTGGTGAACGGCGCCAAGCTGGCGCAGGATGCGGGTGCGGCGCTGAAAGAGATTGAAAGCGTCTCCAGCAAGCTCGCCGGACTGATTCAAAGCATCTCGCACACCGCGCGCCAGCAGGCCTTCGGGGCGACCTCCATTTCGAACACGATGAACGAGATCCGGGAGGTCACGACGCAGACCTCGGTCGGTTCCAACGAGACGGCGGCATCCATCGGCAATCTGGCCGATCTCGCCAACGATCTGCGCAAGTCGGTCGCGGGTTTCAAATTGCCAAGTTAG
- the pilG gene encoding twitching motility response regulator PilG translates to MDNEFAGLKVMVIDDSKTIRRTAETLLKKAGCDVITAVDGFEALSKIADQRPDIIFVDIMMPRLDGYQACALIKHNQLFKTTPVIMLSSKDGLFDRARGRIVGSEQYLTKPFTKEELFSAIKRYVVKPH, encoded by the coding sequence ATGGACAATGAGTTTGCAGGCCTGAAGGTCATGGTCATTGACGACAGCAAGACCATACGCCGCACCGCCGAAACCCTGCTGAAAAAGGCCGGCTGCGACGTCATTACCGCGGTGGACGGCTTCGAGGCCCTGTCCAAGATCGCCGACCAGCGGCCCGACATCATCTTCGTAGACATCATGATGCCGAGGCTGGATGGCTACCAGGCCTGCGCCCTCATCAAACACAACCAGCTTTTCAAGACCACGCCGGTGATCATGTTGTCGAGCAAGGACGGCCTGTTCGACCGCGCCCGTGGCCGCATCGTGGGGTCGGAGCAATACCTCACCAAACCGTTTACCAAGGAAGAGCTGTTCAGCGCGATCAAGCGCTATGTGGTCAAACCGCATTGA
- a CDS encoding Hpt domain-containing protein, giving the protein MNPAALIDYGTLKWVKGEIDQSLAEARHALEAFVLNPHDSAQMRFCVTHLHQVHGTLQMIELYGAAMLAEEMEHLAEALAREEIQQRDDAYEVLMRAILQLPNYLERLQSGHQQDTPLVLLPLLNDLRAARGQNLLSQGALFAPDLSIAPPARPALELVVQGQPDIRAVARRQRSAYQRSLVHWYRTPAAMQHLKELNKVIQRLDEASSQGAVVQLWWVTHGLIEALLENGLEPSVSVKLLLGQVDRQVKRLIDGGEEELIAHPPRELLKNMLYYVAQATSAGARVLGLKYAFDLDALLPREDEIEQARTSLAGPNLELLRTVSAVIREDLSRVKDTLDIFVRSELPVNSELQSLEEPLRQIADTVGMLGLGLARKRILNQVNLLKEMVQGDAPVDEAALMEMAGALLYVESSLDALGKEEPRAAEDRFAVQSGASPAPADSENLLSSAEYRQLFSTVVKEIKADLSRVKESITAFIVTPMQHHLLVHVPALLNQIIGALQVVSETRSAEILSDCKERITEDLIERKIIPSQHQLDNLADVISSVEYYLEALDEGRSDREAILNMAQQSVRQLSFTDAGEQPPAAAEALAPSDLFGETHALVADEVSAPAPESIELAPAAGIQAEAGAGPEPPAVAPGVLPPATLVEPFAAALPYTSEQAEAAPPSALTTPAARPADIDDEIIEIFLEEAGEEMDTIAAHFPVWQKNPEDHEALTVIRRSFHTLKGSGRMVGATAIGEFAWAFENMLNRVIDNTVPAHQAVIDLIERAQAALPQLVEHFKGGAPPALDIQAMMDQARAMSQPGGLVTYTDVLMSREAGSRERPAPQPVEAPAAPSPIVQLPSDSVTLSQGVVAPEVIVRPAREVEPQMDTLLLEIFGKEAAGHLDKIQTFIDQCIAQDADVQGRATAKGTTSVAGGRTPGATECRVTDALSRTLHTLHGSASMAGVPDIAAPAGLLEKYVKSLSANQTVITPQIIDLFRRTIAFTKETIAALKDPKFSWPNNTALMADISALYEVELAHQLNAIEGAPGILPPATLIEPFAVALPYTSQERPAPAVMNRFSESAAAEKDSEVVEVFLEEGKEILEACEITLQQWSADPSNEDLMEELRRQLHTLKGGARMAAITAMGDLSHSLESLITAIVDGHLPVSPQLPVLMQQTQDRLLQMLDLAAANLPIPPAPELIAHIQGLIDGHPPGQLPEQPETAPAPVKTAELEPVAEQPDDVQGRTDVAGGRTPGAAPAEAVGEQEEFEPAEEEHRHLSRIQHEQIRVRADLLDNMVNFAGEISISRSRLEQQIGSFKYNLSEMDQVVARLRAQLRKLEIETEAQILFRYAETGRQDEEFDPLEFDRFSSIQQLSRSLIEGVNDLENVEGQLQNLTRESETLLLQQSRINTDLQQGLMSTRMVQFAVVMPRMRRIVRQVAHDLGKLVELRVFGAEVETDRTVLDRIVPSLEHLLRNAVDHGVEPAKARRAAGKPETGTITLRVERQGTDIAIRISDDGAGLNVAAIRKKAHERSLLSKSADMTDNEVIQFILEPGFSTVSEITQISGRGVGMDVVNSEVKQLGGTLDIGFKPGQGATFTLRLPLSLSVNQALLVHVGEDVFAIPLTSIERITRVTHEELEEFHAQPGATYRMDGRGYTFMHLGTLLGTAHPYLPGPRRKLPMLMMRAGDHYVTLQVEAIMGSREIVVKSVGPQISTVRGITGATILGDGRVVLILDIPALVRLGMMRTTEQAVAEPAAPASTGIMTVMVVDDSITVRKVTTRLLERHNIQVLAAKDGVDAVALLQEHIPDVMLLDIEMPRMDGYELATLIRNEPRLKHIPIIMITSRTGEKHRERAMQIGVNSYMGKPYQESELLKNIDSLVGGRIATLH; this is encoded by the coding sequence ATGAATCCCGCCGCGCTCATTGATTACGGCACCCTGAAATGGGTCAAGGGCGAGATTGATCAGAGCCTCGCCGAGGCGCGGCACGCCCTAGAGGCCTTTGTGCTCAATCCACACGACAGCGCGCAGATGCGTTTTTGCGTGACCCATCTGCACCAGGTGCACGGCACCCTGCAGATGATCGAGCTGTATGGCGCGGCCATGCTCGCCGAAGAGATGGAACACCTCGCGGAGGCCCTGGCCAGGGAAGAAATTCAGCAGCGCGACGACGCCTATGAAGTCCTGATGCGCGCCATCCTGCAACTGCCCAATTACCTGGAGCGCCTGCAGAGCGGCCATCAGCAGGATACGCCCCTGGTGCTGCTGCCGTTGTTGAATGACCTGCGCGCGGCGCGCGGTCAGAACCTGCTCTCGCAGGGCGCGCTGTTCGCCCCCGACCTCAGCATCGCGCCGCCAGCGCGCCCGGCCTTGGAGCTGGTCGTTCAGGGCCAGCCGGATATCCGCGCGGTGGCGCGGCGGCAGCGCAGCGCCTATCAACGCAGTCTGGTCCACTGGTACCGCACGCCGGCCGCCATGCAGCATCTCAAGGAATTGAACAAGGTCATCCAGCGTCTGGATGAGGCGTCCAGCCAGGGCGCGGTGGTGCAACTATGGTGGGTGACCCACGGCCTGATCGAGGCTCTGCTGGAAAACGGCCTGGAGCCGAGCGTCTCCGTGAAGCTCTTGCTGGGACAGGTGGATCGTCAGGTCAAGCGTCTGATTGACGGCGGCGAAGAGGAACTGATCGCCCATCCGCCGCGCGAGTTGTTGAAGAACATGCTCTATTACGTGGCCCAAGCCACCTCGGCCGGCGCGCGGGTGCTCGGCTTGAAATACGCCTTCGATCTCGACGCCCTGCTGCCCAGGGAAGACGAGATCGAGCAGGCCCGCACCAGTCTGGCCGGTCCCAATCTCGAACTGTTGCGCACCGTCTCGGCGGTGATCCGCGAGGATCTGTCCCGCGTCAAGGATACCCTGGATATCTTTGTACGCAGCGAGTTGCCGGTCAACAGTGAGTTGCAGTCGCTGGAAGAGCCGCTGCGGCAAATCGCCGACACCGTCGGCATGCTGGGCCTGGGGCTCGCCCGCAAACGGATTCTCAATCAGGTCAACCTACTCAAGGAGATGGTGCAAGGCGATGCACCGGTTGATGAGGCGGCGCTGATGGAGATGGCCGGCGCCTTGCTGTATGTAGAGTCTTCTCTCGATGCCCTGGGTAAAGAGGAACCGCGCGCGGCGGAGGATCGCTTCGCCGTGCAAAGCGGCGCAAGTCCGGCGCCGGCCGACAGTGAAAATTTGCTCAGCAGCGCGGAATACCGGCAGCTCTTCTCGACGGTCGTCAAGGAGATCAAGGCCGATCTCTCGCGGGTGAAGGAATCCATCACGGCGTTTATCGTGACGCCCATGCAGCATCACCTGCTGGTGCATGTACCGGCCCTGCTCAACCAGATCATCGGCGCCTTGCAGGTAGTGTCCGAGACCCGTTCCGCCGAGATCCTGTCCGATTGTAAGGAACGTATCACCGAGGATCTGATCGAGCGCAAGATCATCCCCAGCCAGCACCAGTTGGATAACCTGGCCGATGTGATCAGCAGTGTCGAATACTATCTGGAGGCGCTGGACGAAGGGCGGAGCGATCGCGAGGCCATTCTTAATATGGCCCAGCAGAGCGTGCGCCAGCTCAGCTTCACCGATGCCGGCGAACAGCCCCCCGCAGCAGCAGAGGCGTTGGCGCCCAGTGACCTGTTTGGAGAGACGCACGCCTTGGTCGCGGATGAAGTCTCCGCGCCTGCGCCGGAATCTATTGAATTGGCCCCGGCGGCCGGGATCCAGGCCGAGGCCGGCGCCGGACCCGAGCCGCCTGCGGTCGCTCCCGGCGTCCTGCCTCCCGCGACACTAGTAGAACCCTTCGCTGCCGCTCTTCCCTATACCTCGGAACAGGCCGAGGCGGCCCCGCCGTCAGCGCTCACCACACCCGCCGCCCGTCCCGCGGATATAGACGACGAGATCATCGAGATCTTTCTTGAGGAGGCGGGAGAGGAGATGGACACCATCGCCGCGCATTTCCCCGTCTGGCAGAAGAATCCCGAGGATCACGAGGCCTTGACCGTCATCCGGCGTTCGTTCCACACCTTGAAGGGCAGCGGGCGTATGGTAGGCGCCACCGCCATCGGTGAATTCGCGTGGGCCTTCGAGAACATGCTCAACCGGGTGATAGACAATACCGTGCCGGCTCATCAGGCCGTCATTGATCTGATCGAGCGGGCGCAGGCGGCATTGCCGCAGCTCGTCGAGCATTTCAAGGGAGGCGCCCCGCCCGCCCTGGACATCCAGGCCATGATGGATCAGGCCAGGGCGATGAGCCAGCCCGGCGGTCTCGTGACGTACACGGACGTACTAATGTCGCGGGAGGCAGGAAGCCGGGAGCGACCTGCTCCGCAGCCTGTAGAGGCGCCTGCCGCTCCGTCGCCGATAGTGCAGCTTCCCAGCGACAGCGTGACCTTGAGCCAGGGGGTGGTCGCGCCGGAGGTTATTGTCAGACCGGCGCGCGAAGTAGAGCCGCAGATGGATACATTGCTGCTTGAAATCTTCGGTAAAGAGGCGGCCGGGCATCTCGACAAGATTCAGACATTCATTGACCAGTGCATCGCCCAGGATGCCGACGTACAGGGAAGAGCGACAGCGAAGGGTACTACTAGTGTCGCGGGAGGCAGGACGCCGGGAGCGACCGAGTGCCGCGTCACCGATGCATTGAGCCGCACCCTGCATACGCTGCACGGCAGCGCCAGCATGGCGGGCGTGCCAGACATCGCCGCGCCTGCGGGTCTGCTGGAAAAATATGTCAAATCGTTGAGCGCCAACCAAACCGTCATCACGCCGCAAATCATTGACCTGTTCCGCCGCACCATTGCCTTCACTAAAGAAACCATCGCGGCGCTCAAGGATCCCAAGTTTTCCTGGCCGAACAACACGGCGTTGATGGCCGACATATCGGCCTTGTATGAGGTTGAGCTGGCGCATCAGTTGAACGCCATCGAAGGCGCTCCCGGCATCCTGCCTCCTGCGACACTAATAGAACCCTTCGCTGTCGCTCTTCCCTATACGTCGCAGGAGAGACCTGCTCCGGCGGTGATGAACCGGTTCAGTGAGTCCGCCGCGGCTGAAAAGGACAGTGAAGTCGTCGAGGTATTTCTCGAAGAAGGCAAAGAGATACTGGAGGCCTGCGAGATCACTCTGCAACAATGGAGCGCCGATCCGTCCAACGAGGATTTGATGGAGGAGTTGCGACGGCAATTACACACCCTGAAGGGCGGCGCACGCATGGCGGCTATCACCGCGATGGGAGATCTCAGTCATAGCCTGGAATCCCTCATCACGGCGATCGTGGACGGCCACCTGCCCGTCTCGCCGCAACTCCCGGTGCTTATGCAGCAGACCCAGGATAGGCTGTTGCAGATGCTCGATCTCGCCGCCGCCAACCTGCCGATCCCGCCGGCGCCCGAGTTGATCGCCCACATCCAGGGCCTGATTGACGGCCATCCCCCAGGGCAGCTCCCCGAGCAGCCGGAGACCGCCCCCGCGCCGGTTAAGACGGCCGAACTCGAACCTGTGGCGGAGCAGCCCGATGACGTACAGGGACGTACTGATGTCGCGGGAGGCAGGACGCCGGGGGCAGCGCCGGCCGAAGCGGTCGGAGAGCAGGAGGAGTTCGAACCTGCCGAGGAAGAGCATCGCCATCTGTCGCGCATCCAGCATGAGCAGATCAGGGTGCGCGCCGATCTGCTCGACAACATGGTGAATTTCGCGGGCGAGATCAGTATCTCGCGCTCGCGTCTGGAACAACAGATCGGCTCATTCAAGTACAACCTGTCGGAAATGGATCAGGTCGTGGCGCGATTGCGCGCGCAACTCCGCAAGCTCGAGATCGAAACCGAGGCGCAAATCCTGTTCCGCTACGCCGAGACAGGACGCCAGGACGAAGAGTTCGACCCGCTCGAGTTCGATCGCTTTTCCTCCATACAACAACTGTCACGCAGCTTGATCGAGGGTGTCAACGACCTAGAAAATGTGGAAGGTCAGCTCCAGAATCTGACGCGCGAGTCGGAGACCCTGCTGTTGCAGCAATCCCGCATCAATACAGATCTGCAACAGGGTTTGATGAGCACCCGCATGGTGCAATTCGCCGTGGTCATGCCGCGCATGCGGCGCATCGTCCGGCAGGTCGCGCACGACTTGGGAAAACTGGTGGAGTTGCGCGTGTTCGGCGCCGAGGTCGAGACGGACAGAACGGTGCTGGACAGGATTGTGCCCAGTCTGGAACATCTGCTGCGTAATGCGGTTGACCACGGCGTTGAGCCGGCCAAGGCGCGCCGCGCCGCCGGCAAGCCTGAAACCGGTACGATCACCTTGCGCGTGGAGCGGCAAGGCACGGATATAGCGATACGAATCAGCGACGACGGCGCCGGCCTCAACGTCGCCGCCATCCGCAAGAAGGCGCACGAACGCAGCCTGCTGAGCAAGAGCGCCGATATGACGGATAACGAGGTGATCCAGTTTATCCTGGAGCCGGGCTTCAGCACCGTCTCGGAGATCACCCAGATTTCCGGCCGCGGCGTGGGCATGGATGTGGTGAACAGCGAAGTGAAGCAACTGGGCGGGACGCTCGATATCGGCTTCAAGCCGGGCCAGGGCGCCACCTTCACGCTGCGCTTGCCGCTCTCGCTTTCGGTGAACCAGGCGCTGCTGGTGCATGTCGGCGAGGACGTATTCGCTATTCCGCTCACCAGCATCGAACGCATTACGCGCGTCACGCATGAAGAGTTGGAAGAGTTTCACGCCCAGCCGGGTGCGACCTACAGGATGGACGGGCGGGGTTACACCTTCATGCATCTGGGCACGCTGCTGGGCACCGCCCACCCCTATCTGCCAGGCCCGCGCAGAAAATTACCCATGTTGATGATGCGCGCGGGCGATCACTATGTGACGTTGCAAGTCGAGGCCATCATGGGCAGCCGCGAGATCGTAGTGAAGTCGGTCGGCCCGCAGATCAGTACGGTGCGCGGCATCACCGGCGCCACCATACTTGGCGACGGCCGCGTGGTGTTGATTCTGGATATTCCCGCCCTGGTGCGCCTCGGCATGATGCGCACCACGGAGCAGGCCGTCGCGGAGCCGGCGGCGCCCGCATCCACGGGCATAATGACGGTGATGGTGGTGGATGACTCCATCACCGTGCGCAAGGTCACCACCCGGCTGCTGGAGCGCCATAATATCCAGGTGCTGGCGGCCAAAGACGGCGTGGATGCGGTAGCCTTGCTGCAAGAGCACATCCCCGACGTCATGTTGCTGGACATCGAAATGCCGCGCATGGACGGCTATGAACTCGCCACCCTGATCCGCAATGAACCGCGGCTCAAGCACATCCCCATCATCATGATTACCTCCCGCACCGGTGAAAAGCACCGTGAGCGCGCCATGCAGATCGGCGTGAACAGCTACATGGGTAAGCCTTACCAGGAAAGCGAGTTGTTGAAGAACATTGACAGCCTGGTCGGCGGCCGGATCGCCACACTCCATTAG
- a CDS encoding chemotaxis protein CheW: MTQSASKGPVALLRDIDRRSKQHAVGLPRQEEVKKTWSGIAFRLGEALLVAPLMEVREILTYPGLSQVPRAKSWLKGIANVRGNLLPIVTLQSFLGRPAPIIGRRSRVLVVQHAGLFAGLVVDEVLGMKHFLEEEYKSAPPDINLARDYLRGSYKHGEEQWPVFSTHKLVQSPSFLQANA, translated from the coding sequence ATGACTCAATCTGCATCTAAAGGTCCTGTGGCCCTGCTGCGCGATATCGATCGGCGCAGTAAACAGCATGCGGTGGGTCTGCCGCGCCAGGAGGAGGTCAAGAAGACCTGGTCGGGCATCGCGTTTAGATTGGGCGAGGCGTTGCTGGTCGCTCCCCTGATGGAGGTGCGCGAGATACTGACCTATCCCGGTTTATCCCAGGTGCCGAGGGCAAAGTCCTGGCTGAAGGGCATCGCCAACGTGCGCGGCAATTTGTTGCCCATTGTCACGCTGCAATCGTTTCTGGGCAGGCCGGCCCCGATTATAGGGCGCCGCAGCCGGGTCCTGGTGGTGCAGCATGCGGGGCTGTTCGCGGGATTGGTGGTGGATGAAGTGCTGGGCATGAAACATTTTCTGGAGGAGGAGTACAAATCTGCGCCGCCGGATATCAATCTCGCCAGGGATTACTTGCGCGGCAGTTATAAGCATGGGGAGGAACAGTGGCCGGTGTTCAGCACCCATAAACTGGTGCAAAGCCCCTCCTTCCTGCAGGCGAACGCCTGA